GGAGGTCCTGGGCAAGCAGTTCAACTGGATCGTGACCTACCCGGGGCCGGACGGGAAATTCGGCACCGCCGACGACAAGAAGGTGGAGAACGAGCTCCACGTGCCCGCGGGCAAAGTGGTGCAGGTGGTGCTCAAGGGGGAGGACGTGATCCACAGCTTCTTCCTCCCGCACCTGCGGCTCAAGCAGGACGTGGTCCCCGGCCGGGCGATCAAGGCTTGGTTCCAGGCGACCAAGCCCGGCAAGTGGGAGATTCCCTGCGCCGAGCTGTGCGGCGTCGGCCATTCCGGGATGAAGGGCTGGCTCTTCGTCCACCCCGAGGCGGAGTACAAGGCGTGGTCGGCCAGGCTGTGGCCCGGCACCCAGAGCGCCCGGGCGGTTCCCTGAGCGGAAGAGGGGCACGATGAGCGAGACTTTGGCGGCGCCGGTGGAGCACGGGGAGCCGGCGGGCTTCTGGCGGACGTACGTTTTTTCGACCGATCACAAGATGATCGCGCGGCAGTACATGTTCATCGCCCTGTTCTGGGCGGCGCTGGGGGGTTTCTTCGCCTACATCATCCGCTGGCAGCTCGCCCACCCGGATACGGACATCCCCCTCCTCGGGAGGCCCATCGGCCCGGAGGAGTACAACGCCTTCGTCACCATGCACGGGACCATCATGGTGTTCTTCGTGGCCATGCCCCTGCTGCTGGCGTCGTTCGGCAACTTCCTCATCCCGCTGATGATTGGCGCGCGCGACATGGCCTTCCCCCGGCTGAACATGTTGTCGGTCTGGGTGCTCGCGCTGGCGTCGCTGATCCTGATCGGCTCCTTCTTCGTGGAGGGCGGCGCGGCCTCCGCGGGCTGGACGGGCTACCCGCCGCTCTCGGCCAAGCCGGCCTACACCGGGGTCGAATGGGGCATGGACCTCTGGCTGCTGGCCCTCGCGCTGGAGTTCGGCTCCTTCCTGATGGGGGGCATCAACTTCCTCGTGACCCCCATGAACATGCGCACGCGGGGGATGGGCTTCTTCCGCATGCCGCTGTTCGTGTGGATGGTCATGATCGCCTCGCTCATCTTCCTCCTCTCGGTGGGGCCGCTCATCGCGGGGGCGGTGATGCTGCTCCTCGACCGCAACCTGGGGACGAGCTTCTTCATGGCGCCGGGAGGAGGCGACCCGCTCCTGTGGCAGCACCTGTTCTGGTTCTTCGGGCACCCCGAGGTCTACGTGATCCTGCTGCCCGCCCTCGGGGCCATGATGGAGGTGATGACCACCTTCTCGCGCAAGACCATCTTTGGTTACCGCCCGATCATCATCGCCGTGATTGTCGCCGGGGGGCTGAGCTTCGTCGTGTGGGCCCACCACCAGTTCATCAGCGGGCTGGACCCCCGGCTGGCGACGCCCTTCAGCGTCACCACCATCATCATCTCGGTGCCCTTCGCCCTGATCGTCTTCGCCCTGCTGGCCACCCTGTGGCGGGGCTCCATCCGCCTGGCCACCCCGATGTGGTTCGCCGTGGGGGGGCTCGCGGTGTTCATCTTCGGGGGGCTGACGGGCATCTTCAACGGATCGGCGGCGGTGGACATCTACATCCACGACACCTATTTCGTCGTCGCCCACTTCCACAGCACGTTGTTCAGCTCGCTCTTCCTGGGGGGCTTCGCGGCCATCTACTACTGGTACCCCAAGATGTTCGGCCGGATGATGAACGAGGCCCTGGGGCAGCTCCACTTCTGGGGGACCTTCCTCTTCTTCCTCGCCGTCTTCGTGCCCATGCACCTGGTGGGGGTGGGGGGCATGATGCGCCGCATCGCCAACCCCGGACAGTATGAGTTCCTCGCCCCGCTGGCGGGGCTCAACCGCATGATCACGATGTCGACCATCTTCCTCCTGCTCTCCCAGTTCTTCTTCGTCTTCAACTTCTTCTGGAGCATGTTCCGCGGCCGGCCCGCGCCGGAGAACCCGTGGGACGGGACAACGCTGGAGTGGACCACACTCTCGCCTCCCCCTCACGGGAACTGGCCGGGCGAGGTCCCGCGCGTGTACCATCCGCCCTACGGCTACGGGCTGCCGGGAGCCTCGGAGGACTGGGTGCCCCAGCACCGGCCGTTGCCCAGCGGGGCCGCCCCGCGGACCTAGGAAACCTCATCGCCGGGAGATGAATGGATGAGCACCGCCGCGCACGCGCCCGCGGAAGCCGCCGAGAGCACGCCGTTCCCCTCCGCCAAGCTGGGGATGTGGTGGTTCCTCGCCTCCGAGATCATGGTGTTCGGGGGCCTGATCGTGACCTACCTGCTGTTCCGGATGGCGGGCCCGGGCTGGACCGCGGACATCCACCACAACAGCACCCTCCTGGGGACGATCAACACCCTCGTGCTACTCACCTCGAGCTTCACGATGGTGGAGGTGCACCGGGCCCGGGGGAGGGACGACGAGCGGAGGTTCCGCCTGAACCTCGCGCTGACCATCCTGCTGGGGTTCGTCTTCTTGGGGATCAAGGGGGTCGAGTACGCCGCCCACATCCGCGAGGGGCTGGTGCCCGCCAAGTCGATGTTCTGGGCCTTCTACTTCGGGATGACCGGCCTGCACGGCCTCCACGTGGCCGGCGGGATCGTTGCCAACGCCTGTCTCTATGCGGCGGCGGCCCGGCCCGGCGGCTTCGCCCGCTACGGCCACCGCGCCGAGATGAACGGCCTCTACTGGCACTTCGTGGACGTCGTGTGGATATTCCTCTTCCCGTTGCTCTACCTCGGGTAGGGCCCTCGCGAGGGGTGACGGCATGAAAGAAGAAGGCGCGCACGGCTCGCCCTACCTGCTCATCTGGATCTATCTCGTCGTCCTGGCGCTGGCCTCGGTGGCGGCCTCCCTCGTCCTGCCCAAGGCGGCGGCGGAGCTGACGATCTATCTCCTCGCGGTGGTGAAGGCGATCCTGGTGGCGCTCTACTTCATGCACCTGAAGGTGGAGCGCTTCTTCATCCACTCGCTCACCCTCATCCCCCTGGCGCTGGTGCTGGTGCTCTTCCTCGGCCTGATCCCCGACATCGTCGTCGGCCGCTGAGCGCGGCGCGCGCTCCTGTCCCCCGGGCGGGAGGCGCGCTACAATCGGCCCTCTTTGCCGGCGGAGGGCCCGTCCCCTTGTCCGATATCCCCCGCGTCTTCCGCGAAGGCGGCCTCCATCAGATGGCGGATCTGCTCGTCAATCCGGCGCGCTCAGGCATCTACCTCACGCGCGGGCGCATCCGGCGCATGGCGCGCGAGATGGGCCTGCGCCCGGGCGTGCAGGGCCGGGCGCGGATGCTCGAGAACCTCTTCCGGGAGGCGGGCCTGGAGGGACGCGCGCCCGAGCTCCTCGGCCGGCTCGACGCCGAGGCGGCCGCGATGATCGAGGACTGCCGCGCGTGGACGCGCGCCTGCCCCCCCGCCAAGGCGGCGTGGAAGGACTGGATCGCCCGCGCCCGCGAGCTGCGCCGCCATCTCCGCGAGGCGAGGCGCGCCGCGGAGAAGATGCAGTCTTCGAGCCAGTGATTTCCCGCGCGGAAATGCTTTTCCTGTGTCGATAGTTATAACGTATAGGTTCCGGCAAGCGGAACTTAAGGCCGCGAAAATGATATATTCATGGATGAAGATGAATATGAGATTGCGGCTTTTTTAGATTGTGGTATGTTATGAAACTGGAAAATAACAAATACATAAAGGAGAGAGCATGAGCACATTGACGAAGGCGAAGGAGCTGCTGACCGAGATCGACTCGCAGATCAATTCCCTCTCGCGCGAGCTCAAGACCATGCGCGCGCAGCGGTCGGACGCCGCGCGCATGGTGAAGCGGCTGGGCTCCGTCGACGGTGGAGGGCGCCGGGGGCCCAAGGCCGGGGGGCGGCGCGGGCCGCGCGGCAAGCGGACGAACTGGAATCAGGTGCTGGCCTCGATGAGCGGCACCTTTTCCCTGAACGATCTCTCCAAGGCCTCGGGCAAGAGCAAGCTCACCGTCAGCCAGGCCGTGCAGAAAATGAAGAAAGAGAAGAAGATCGCGGCGACCGCCAAGCGCGGGGTGTACAAGAAGGCCTGAACCGCCGGCGGCGCCCGTTCTGCCCGCGGGTTTTTTCGGCGCGACACGGCCCGTGCGCATCCGAGGCTTGGTTCTCGCCCGGCCTGCTTGGCCCTCATTTGCCGTACCGCTTCCTCAGCTTCTCGATATGCGCCCTGTCGGCCAGGGCGAACTCCCGCGTCCAGCGGGCGAGGGCGCGGTAGAGCTCCGTCTCGGCCTCCTCCTCCGCCGCGGCCGTGAAGACGGGCATCCAGCGCAGCAGATGCTCGTCGAGGAAGCGCGCCGCCAAGCCGAGCGCCTCCCTTGCCTTC
The Candidatus Tectomicrobia bacterium DNA segment above includes these coding regions:
- a CDS encoding cbb3-type cytochrome c oxidase subunit I; translated protein: MSETLAAPVEHGEPAGFWRTYVFSTDHKMIARQYMFIALFWAALGGFFAYIIRWQLAHPDTDIPLLGRPIGPEEYNAFVTMHGTIMVFFVAMPLLLASFGNFLIPLMIGARDMAFPRLNMLSVWVLALASLILIGSFFVEGGAASAGWTGYPPLSAKPAYTGVEWGMDLWLLALALEFGSFLMGGINFLVTPMNMRTRGMGFFRMPLFVWMVMIASLIFLLSVGPLIAGAVMLLLDRNLGTSFFMAPGGGDPLLWQHLFWFFGHPEVYVILLPALGAMMEVMTTFSRKTIFGYRPIIIAVIVAGGLSFVVWAHHQFISGLDPRLATPFSVTTIIISVPFALIVFALLATLWRGSIRLATPMWFAVGGLAVFIFGGLTGIFNGSAAVDIYIHDTYFVVAHFHSTLFSSLFLGGFAAIYYWYPKMFGRMMNEALGQLHFWGTFLFFLAVFVPMHLVGVGGMMRRIANPGQYEFLAPLAGLNRMITMSTIFLLLSQFFFVFNFFWSMFRGRPAPENPWDGTTLEWTTLSPPPHGNWPGEVPRVYHPPYGYGLPGASEDWVPQHRPLPSGAAPRT
- a CDS encoding cytochrome c oxidase subunit II is translated as MFAWLPENVSTFGGDIDSIFRFIYYIVGFWFLATQGFLIYCLIRFRRGRGGRTPYLHGNNLAQAAWILVPLVFVLVLDLWIDFRSADVWARVKIGSPKPEVTVEVLGKQFNWIVTYPGPDGKFGTADDKKVENELHVPAGKVVQVVLKGEDVIHSFFLPHLRLKQDVVPGRAIKAWFQATKPGKWEIPCAELCGVGHSGMKGWLFVHPEAEYKAWSARLWPGTQSARAVP
- a CDS encoding cytochrome c oxidase subunit 3; translation: MSTAAHAPAEAAESTPFPSAKLGMWWFLASEIMVFGGLIVTYLLFRMAGPGWTADIHHNSTLLGTINTLVLLTSSFTMVEVHRARGRDDERRFRLNLALTILLGFVFLGIKGVEYAAHIREGLVPAKSMFWAFYFGMTGLHGLHVAGGIVANACLYAAAARPGGFARYGHRAEMNGLYWHFVDVVWIFLFPLLYLG
- a CDS encoding cytochrome C oxidase subunit IV family protein yields the protein MKEEGAHGSPYLLIWIYLVVLALASVAASLVLPKAAAELTIYLLAVVKAILVALYFMHLKVERFFIHSLTLIPLALVLVLFLGLIPDIVVGR